In one Gossypium hirsutum isolate 1008001.06 chromosome D09, Gossypium_hirsutum_v2.1, whole genome shotgun sequence genomic region, the following are encoded:
- the LOC107891005 gene encoding uncharacterized protein isoform X2 yields MEGQKNVESSSSSITSKLFGSKDSPPSSSAGIFGSIFAPPSKAQIFGRESLRPAGAKTQHSPNEPWNTKPGASVVEGETGNTGNRDKSDKYQEQRIYPCHLSSSIYYGGQDVYLYPQGSQSSELDSVFKKDDGEDDSGSATRGNWWQGSLYY; encoded by the exons ATGGAGGGACAGAAAAATGTCGAATCGTCCTCTTCTTCCATCACCTCAAAGCTCTTCGGTTCAAAAGATTCACCACCTTCATCTTCCGCTGGAATTTTCGGCTCTATATTTGCTCCTCCATCGAAG GCTCAGATTTTCGGAAGGGAGTCTCTACGTCCTGCTGGGGCTAAAACCCAGCATTCTCCAAATGAGCCTTGGAACACAAAGCCCGGAGCCTCTG TTGTTGAAGGTGAAACTGGCAATACGGGAAATCGAGACAAGAGTGACAAGTATCAAGAGCAACGAATATATCCATGTCATTTAAGTTCATCCATCTACTATGGTGGCCAAGATGTGTACTTGTATCCCCAGGGTAGCCAGAGCTCTGAACTGGACTCTGTG TTCAAGAAAGATGACGGAGAAGACGATTCAGGGAGTGCAACAAGAGGAAActggtggcaag GGTCTCTATACTACTAA
- the LOC107891004 gene encoding glutathione S-transferase U8 isoform X3, which produces MGEEVKVFGFWASPYSHRVELALSLKGVPYEYIEEDILKNKSDLLLKYNPIHKKVLVFLHKEKPIVESIVILEYIEETWKANPILPQNLHDKAIDRFWIKFIDDKCLPAIRKATFSPENERQTAVEEAFWSRTSSGSSFIQANLP; this is translated from the exons ATGGGCGAAGAAGTGAAGGTTTTTGGATTTTGGGCAAGCCCTTACAGCCACAGGGTAGAGCTGGCTTTGAGCTTGAAAGGTGTTCCATATGAATACATAGAAGAGGATATCTTAAAGAACAAGAGTGATTTACTTTTGAAATATAATCCCATTCATAAAAAAGTTCTAGTTTTTCTCCACAAAGAGAAACCAATTGTAGAGTCTATTGTTATACTTGAATATATTGAGGAAACTTGGAAAGCCAATCCCATTTTACCACAAAATCTTCATGACAAAGCCATCGATAGGTTTTGGATCAAGTTCATCGATGACAag TGCTTGCCTGCGATTAGGAAAGCTACATTTAGCCCTGAGAATGAGCGACAAACGGCGGTGGAAGAAGCTT TTTGGTCAAGGACTTCTTCCGGTTCCTCCTTCATCCAG gCAAATCTACCATGA
- the LOC107891007 gene encoding rop guanine nucleotide exchange factor 7 isoform X1 — protein sequence MPAPKLKAKSFWVSKSFRSLCYKAIESNVCCSQRLEYSGMIVNNSVFCPSPGPFEEQQTEMEGLVEKEGSFKEKNESFSENGVQMGTFAELLEDKGRESSSSSDFLTSETTGHEEEHSHSSSEEGSASPPSLGWPVKENAGTEDCTSTNCSEDGKKTPLDNRKLEKQGSTVSEIELMKERFAKLLLGEDMSGCGNGVCTALAISNAITNLCATLFGQIWRLEPVPPEKKAMWRREMEWLLSVSDHIVELIPSWQTFPDGSKLEVMTCRPRSDLYINLPALRKLDNMLLEILDTFTDTEFWYVDQGILAPEADGSTSFRKAFQRQEEKWWLPVSRVPPGGLHENSRKQLQHKRDCTNQILKAAMAINSITLADMEVPESYLESLPKNSRTSLGDLIYRYISSDMFTPDCLLDCLDLSSEHQAIEIANRVEASIYLWRKKSNSKPISTNRSSSKSSWDLVKDLMIDSDKREMLADRAQSLLLCLKQRFPGLPQTTLDMSKIQYNKDVGKSIIESYSRVLESLAFNIIARIDDVLYVDDLTKHSDQFSSLSRIGLIGQKSLSVPYSVPFPSTPYRTAFSTPNFSPAQLATPAKGDRSPFLSSSKVPQRGMGVTKVLTDYLNIDLRPKEYSNPDEGTESGSTITQEASVSFECLKEAVSLSILEPVPEKEP from the exons ATGCCTGCGCCAAAGCTAAAAGCTAAGAGCTTTTGGGTTTCAAAATCTTTTAGAAGCTTGTGTTACAAAGCTATAGAGTCCAATGTGTGTTGCTCACAGAGGTTAGAGTATAGTGGTATGATAGTAAATAACTCTGTGTTTTGTCCTTCACCTGGTCCTTTTGAAGAACAGCAAACTGAAATGGAGGGTTTGGTTGAGAAAGAAGGAAGCTTTAAAGAGAAAAATGAAAGCTTTAGTGAGAATGGGGTTCAAATGGGAACATTTGCCGAGTTGCTTGAAGACAAGGGTAGGGAAAGTAGTTCAAGTTCTGATTTTTTAACATCTGAAACAACCGGGCATGAGGAGGAACACAGTCACAGTAGTTCCGAGGAAGGGTCTGCTTCACCACCTTCATTAGGTTGGCCTGTAAAGGAAAATGCTGGGACAGAAGACTGCACCAGTACTAATTGTAGTGAAGATGGAAAGAAAACCCCATTGGATAATAGGAAATTAGAGAAACAAGGCTCCACAGTTTCAG AGATTGAGCTGATGAAGGAAAGATTTGCAAAATTGTTGCTTGGAGAAGATATGTCTGGGTGTGGAAATGGCGTTTGCACAGCCCTGGCTATTTCAAATGCCATCACCAATCTTTGTG CTACGTTATTTGGGCAAATATGGAGGTTAGAACCAGTTCCTCCTGAGAAGAAAGCAATGTGGCGTCGAGAGATGGAATGGCTTCTTTCTGTTAGTGATCATATTGTTGAGTTGATACCTTCGTGGCAGACATTCCCGGATGGAAGCAAGCTCGAG GTCATGACTTGCAGACCTCGTTCGGATCTTTACATTAATCTCCCGGCTTTAAGAAAATTGGACAACATGCTACTC GAGATATTAGATACTTTCACCGATACAGAGTTCTGGTATGTCGATCAAGGGATTCTAGCCCCAGAGGCTGATGGATCCACCTCGTTCCGAAAAGCTTTTCAACGTCAAGAGGAAAAATGGTGGCTTCCTGTGTCTCGAGTGCCACCGGGGGGACTCCATGAAAATTCAAGGAAGCAGTTGCAGCACAAACGTGACTGCACAAACCAGATCCTAAAAGCTGCCATGGCAATCAATAGTATTACTCTAGCTGACATGGAAGTCCCTGAATCATATTTGGAATCTCTTCCAAAG AATAGCCGAACGAGCTTAGGAGATCTCATTTATCGCTATATTTCATCGGATATGTTTACACCTGATTGCCTTCTTGATTGCCTTGATTTGTCATCCGAGCATCAAGCTATTGAGATTGCCAACCGAGTGGAGGCCTCAATATATTTATGGCGGAAAAAATCAAACTCCAAGCCTATTAGCACAAATCGGTCCAGTTCTAAGTCATCATGGGATTTGGTCAAGGACCTAATGATCGATTCTGACAAAAGAGAAATGCTTGCAGATCGAGCACAGAGCCTCCTGCTTTGCTTGAAGCAGCGGTTCCCCGGTCTTCCCCAGACCACTTTAGATATGAGCAAAATTCAGTACAACAAG GATGTTGGAAAATCCATAATCGAGAGCTACTCGAGAGTTTTGGAAAGTCTTGCATTCAACATTATCGCACGTATTGATGATGTGCTCTATGTGGATGACTTGACCAAGCATTCAGATCAATTCTCTTCACTGTCCAGGATCGGACTTATTGGTCAGAAGAGTCTTTCGGTTCCTTACTCAGTGCCCTTCCCCAGCACTCCTTATAGAACAGCTTTTTCAACCCCGAACTTTTCACCAGCACAGCTAGCTACCCCTGCAAAGGGTGATAGATCACCATTTCTTTCAAGCAGCAAAGTTCCTCAGCGTGGGATGGGCGTGACAAAGGTCTTGACAGACTATCTTAATATCGATTTAAGGCCGAAGGAATACAGTAATCCAGATGAAGGAACAGAATCAGGTTCAACCATAACTCAAGAAGCATCAGTATCTTTTGAATGTCTAAAAGAGGCGGTGAGCTTATCGATACTGGAGCCAGTTCCTGAGAAAGAGCCCTAA
- the LOC107891005 gene encoding uncharacterized protein isoform X1, which yields MEGQKNVESSSSSITSKLFGSKDSPPSSSAGIFGSIFAPPSKAQIFGRESLRPAGAKTQHSPNEPWNTKPGASGVVVEGETGNTGNRDKSDKYQEQRIYPCHLSSSIYYGGQDVYLYPQGSQSSELDSVFKKDDGEDDSGSATRGNWWQGSLYY from the exons ATGGAGGGACAGAAAAATGTCGAATCGTCCTCTTCTTCCATCACCTCAAAGCTCTTCGGTTCAAAAGATTCACCACCTTCATCTTCCGCTGGAATTTTCGGCTCTATATTTGCTCCTCCATCGAAG GCTCAGATTTTCGGAAGGGAGTCTCTACGTCCTGCTGGGGCTAAAACCCAGCATTCTCCAAATGAGCCTTGGAACACAAAGCCCGGAGCCTCTG GTGTAGTTGTTGAAGGTGAAACTGGCAATACGGGAAATCGAGACAAGAGTGACAAGTATCAAGAGCAACGAATATATCCATGTCATTTAAGTTCATCCATCTACTATGGTGGCCAAGATGTGTACTTGTATCCCCAGGGTAGCCAGAGCTCTGAACTGGACTCTGTG TTCAAGAAAGATGACGGAGAAGACGATTCAGGGAGTGCAACAAGAGGAAActggtggcaag GGTCTCTATACTACTAA
- the LOC107891007 gene encoding rop guanine nucleotide exchange factor 7 isoform X3: MPAPKLKAKSFWVSKSFRSLCYKAIESNVCCSQRLEYSGMIVNNSVFCPSPGPFEEQQTEMEGLVEKEGSFKEKNESFSENGVQMGTFAELLEDKGRESSSSSDFLTSETTGHEEEHSHSSSEEGSASPPSLGWPVKENAGTEDCTSTNCSEDGKKTPLDNRKLEKQGSTVSEIELMKERFAKLLLGEDMSGCGNGVCTALAISNAITNLCATLFGQIWRLEPVPPEKKAMWRREMEWLLSVSDHIVELIPSWQTFPDGSKLEVMTCRPRSDLYINLPALRKLDNMLLEILDTFTDTEFWYVDQGILAPEADGSTSFRKAFQRQEEKWWLPVSRVPPGGLHENSRKQLQHKRDCTNQILKAAMAINSITLADMEVPESYLESLPKPNELRRSHLSLYFIGYVYT; this comes from the exons ATGCCTGCGCCAAAGCTAAAAGCTAAGAGCTTTTGGGTTTCAAAATCTTTTAGAAGCTTGTGTTACAAAGCTATAGAGTCCAATGTGTGTTGCTCACAGAGGTTAGAGTATAGTGGTATGATAGTAAATAACTCTGTGTTTTGTCCTTCACCTGGTCCTTTTGAAGAACAGCAAACTGAAATGGAGGGTTTGGTTGAGAAAGAAGGAAGCTTTAAAGAGAAAAATGAAAGCTTTAGTGAGAATGGGGTTCAAATGGGAACATTTGCCGAGTTGCTTGAAGACAAGGGTAGGGAAAGTAGTTCAAGTTCTGATTTTTTAACATCTGAAACAACCGGGCATGAGGAGGAACACAGTCACAGTAGTTCCGAGGAAGGGTCTGCTTCACCACCTTCATTAGGTTGGCCTGTAAAGGAAAATGCTGGGACAGAAGACTGCACCAGTACTAATTGTAGTGAAGATGGAAAGAAAACCCCATTGGATAATAGGAAATTAGAGAAACAAGGCTCCACAGTTTCAG AGATTGAGCTGATGAAGGAAAGATTTGCAAAATTGTTGCTTGGAGAAGATATGTCTGGGTGTGGAAATGGCGTTTGCACAGCCCTGGCTATTTCAAATGCCATCACCAATCTTTGTG CTACGTTATTTGGGCAAATATGGAGGTTAGAACCAGTTCCTCCTGAGAAGAAAGCAATGTGGCGTCGAGAGATGGAATGGCTTCTTTCTGTTAGTGATCATATTGTTGAGTTGATACCTTCGTGGCAGACATTCCCGGATGGAAGCAAGCTCGAG GTCATGACTTGCAGACCTCGTTCGGATCTTTACATTAATCTCCCGGCTTTAAGAAAATTGGACAACATGCTACTC GAGATATTAGATACTTTCACCGATACAGAGTTCTGGTATGTCGATCAAGGGATTCTAGCCCCAGAGGCTGATGGATCCACCTCGTTCCGAAAAGCTTTTCAACGTCAAGAGGAAAAATGGTGGCTTCCTGTGTCTCGAGTGCCACCGGGGGGACTCCATGAAAATTCAAGGAAGCAGTTGCAGCACAAACGTGACTGCACAAACCAGATCCTAAAAGCTGCCATGGCAATCAATAGTATTACTCTAGCTGACATGGAAGTCCCTGAATCATATTTGGAATCTCTTCCAAAG CCGAACGAGCTTAGGAGATCTCATTTATCGCTATATTTCATCGGATATGTTTACACCTGA
- the LOC107891004 gene encoding glutathione S-transferase U8 isoform X1: protein MGEEVKVFGFWASPYSHRVELALSLKGVPYEYIEEDILKNKSDLLLKYNPIHKKVLVFLHKEKPIVESIVILEYIEETWKANPILPQNLHDKAIDRFWIKFIDDKCLPAIRKATFSPENERQTAVEEACFSDVCYLLLPFPLPLPLPFPLPLGLQISLVKDFFRFLLHPGKSTMNASISTSRDHKFGAMAEMLSKASTMVFRIEPMLTPTTIQMMSA, encoded by the exons ATGGGCGAAGAAGTGAAGGTTTTTGGATTTTGGGCAAGCCCTTACAGCCACAGGGTAGAGCTGGCTTTGAGCTTGAAAGGTGTTCCATATGAATACATAGAAGAGGATATCTTAAAGAACAAGAGTGATTTACTTTTGAAATATAATCCCATTCATAAAAAAGTTCTAGTTTTTCTCCACAAAGAGAAACCAATTGTAGAGTCTATTGTTATACTTGAATATATTGAGGAAACTTGGAAAGCCAATCCCATTTTACCACAAAATCTTCATGACAAAGCCATCGATAGGTTTTGGATCAAGTTCATCGATGACAag TGCTTGCCTGCGATTAGGAAAGCTACATTTAGCCCTGAGAATGAGCGACAAACGGCGGTGGAAGAAGCTT GCTTTTCTGATGTCTGTTACCTTCTTCTCccctttccccttccccttccccttccctttCCCCTTCCCCTTGGGTTGCAAATCAGTTTGGTCAAGGACTTCTTCCGGTTCCTCCTTCATCCAG gCAAATCTACCATGAATGCTTCCATTAGTACATCAAGAGATCACAAA TTCGGAGCGATGGCGGAGATGTTGAGCAAGGCGTCGACGATGGTGTTCCGGATTGAACCGATGCTCACCCCTACAACGATCCAAATGATGTCAGCATAG
- the LOC107891007 gene encoding rop guanine nucleotide exchange factor 7 isoform X2 — translation MWAFVSDFMLVNCYWFSSLMVISLSLPFEATLFGQIWRLEPVPPEKKAMWRREMEWLLSVSDHIVELIPSWQTFPDGSKLEVMTCRPRSDLYINLPALRKLDNMLLEILDTFTDTEFWYVDQGILAPEADGSTSFRKAFQRQEEKWWLPVSRVPPGGLHENSRKQLQHKRDCTNQILKAAMAINSITLADMEVPESYLESLPKNSRTSLGDLIYRYISSDMFTPDCLLDCLDLSSEHQAIEIANRVEASIYLWRKKSNSKPISTNRSSSKSSWDLVKDLMIDSDKREMLADRAQSLLLCLKQRFPGLPQTTLDMSKIQYNKDVGKSIIESYSRVLESLAFNIIARIDDVLYVDDLTKHSDQFSSLSRIGLIGQKSLSVPYSVPFPSTPYRTAFSTPNFSPAQLATPAKGDRSPFLSSSKVPQRGMGVTKVLTDYLNIDLRPKEYSNPDEGTESGSTITQEASVSFECLKEAVSLSILEPVPEKEP, via the exons ATGTGGGCATTTGTTTCTGATTTTATGTTGGTCAATTGCTATTGGTTCTCTAGTTTGATGGTTATTTCCCTTTCACTTCCATTTGAAGCTACGTTATTTGGGCAAATATGGAGGTTAGAACCAGTTCCTCCTGAGAAGAAAGCAATGTGGCGTCGAGAGATGGAATGGCTTCTTTCTGTTAGTGATCATATTGTTGAGTTGATACCTTCGTGGCAGACATTCCCGGATGGAAGCAAGCTCGAG GTCATGACTTGCAGACCTCGTTCGGATCTTTACATTAATCTCCCGGCTTTAAGAAAATTGGACAACATGCTACTC GAGATATTAGATACTTTCACCGATACAGAGTTCTGGTATGTCGATCAAGGGATTCTAGCCCCAGAGGCTGATGGATCCACCTCGTTCCGAAAAGCTTTTCAACGTCAAGAGGAAAAATGGTGGCTTCCTGTGTCTCGAGTGCCACCGGGGGGACTCCATGAAAATTCAAGGAAGCAGTTGCAGCACAAACGTGACTGCACAAACCAGATCCTAAAAGCTGCCATGGCAATCAATAGTATTACTCTAGCTGACATGGAAGTCCCTGAATCATATTTGGAATCTCTTCCAAAG AATAGCCGAACGAGCTTAGGAGATCTCATTTATCGCTATATTTCATCGGATATGTTTACACCTGATTGCCTTCTTGATTGCCTTGATTTGTCATCCGAGCATCAAGCTATTGAGATTGCCAACCGAGTGGAGGCCTCAATATATTTATGGCGGAAAAAATCAAACTCCAAGCCTATTAGCACAAATCGGTCCAGTTCTAAGTCATCATGGGATTTGGTCAAGGACCTAATGATCGATTCTGACAAAAGAGAAATGCTTGCAGATCGAGCACAGAGCCTCCTGCTTTGCTTGAAGCAGCGGTTCCCCGGTCTTCCCCAGACCACTTTAGATATGAGCAAAATTCAGTACAACAAG GATGTTGGAAAATCCATAATCGAGAGCTACTCGAGAGTTTTGGAAAGTCTTGCATTCAACATTATCGCACGTATTGATGATGTGCTCTATGTGGATGACTTGACCAAGCATTCAGATCAATTCTCTTCACTGTCCAGGATCGGACTTATTGGTCAGAAGAGTCTTTCGGTTCCTTACTCAGTGCCCTTCCCCAGCACTCCTTATAGAACAGCTTTTTCAACCCCGAACTTTTCACCAGCACAGCTAGCTACCCCTGCAAAGGGTGATAGATCACCATTTCTTTCAAGCAGCAAAGTTCCTCAGCGTGGGATGGGCGTGACAAAGGTCTTGACAGACTATCTTAATATCGATTTAAGGCCGAAGGAATACAGTAATCCAGATGAAGGAACAGAATCAGGTTCAACCATAACTCAAGAAGCATCAGTATCTTTTGAATGTCTAAAAGAGGCGGTGAGCTTATCGATACTGGAGCCAGTTCCTGAGAAAGAGCCCTAA
- the LOC107891006 gene encoding putative lipid-transfer protein DIR1 — translation MAAAMKLISVMGLIVLISLGKVVDAAGECGKSSPDNEAMKLAPCAEAAQDENAPVSASCCAQVRKIGQSPKCLCAVMLSNTAKASGIKPEIAVTIPKRCNIANRPVGYKCGAYTLP, via the exons ATGGCAGCTGCAATGAAACTCATCTCTGTTATGGGATTGATTGTGCTTATTAGCCTGGGAAAGGTGGTTGATGCAGCAGGGGAATGTGGGAAATCATCTCCTGATAATGAGGCAATGAAGCTAGCCCCATGTGCTGAAGCTGCACAAGATGAGAATGCCCCTGTTTCAGCCAGTTGCTGCGCCCAGGTGAGGAAAATCGGCCAAAGTCCGAAATGTCTCTGTGCCGTTATGCTCTCTAACACTGCTAAAGCATCTGGAATCAAGCCTGAGATTGCCGTAACCATCCCTAAACGCTGCAACATAGCCAACCGTCCAGTCGGTTACAAATGTGGAG CATATACACTTCCTTGA
- the LOC107891004 gene encoding glutathione S-transferase U8 isoform X2, with protein MGEEVKVFGFWASPYSHRVELALSLKGVPYEYIEEDILKNKSDLLLKYNPIHKKVLVFLHKEKPIVESIVILEYIEETWKANPILPQNLHDKAIDRFWIKFIDDKCLPAIRKATFSPENERQTAVEEACFSDVCYLLLPFPLPLPLPFPLPLGLQISLVKDFFRFLLHPVRSDGGDVEQGVDDGVPD; from the exons ATGGGCGAAGAAGTGAAGGTTTTTGGATTTTGGGCAAGCCCTTACAGCCACAGGGTAGAGCTGGCTTTGAGCTTGAAAGGTGTTCCATATGAATACATAGAAGAGGATATCTTAAAGAACAAGAGTGATTTACTTTTGAAATATAATCCCATTCATAAAAAAGTTCTAGTTTTTCTCCACAAAGAGAAACCAATTGTAGAGTCTATTGTTATACTTGAATATATTGAGGAAACTTGGAAAGCCAATCCCATTTTACCACAAAATCTTCATGACAAAGCCATCGATAGGTTTTGGATCAAGTTCATCGATGACAag TGCTTGCCTGCGATTAGGAAAGCTACATTTAGCCCTGAGAATGAGCGACAAACGGCGGTGGAAGAAGCTT GCTTTTCTGATGTCTGTTACCTTCTTCTCccctttccccttccccttccccttccctttCCCCTTCCCCTTGGGTTGCAAATCAGTTTGGTCAAGGACTTCTTCCGGTTCCTCCTTCATCCAG TTCGGAGCGATGGCGGAGATGTTGAGCAAGGCGTCGACGATGGTGTTCCGGATTGA
- the LOC107891005 gene encoding uncharacterized protein isoform X3, with the protein MEGQKNVESSSSSITSKLFGSKDSPPSSSAGIFGSIFAPPSKAQIFGRESLRPAGAKTQHSPNEPWNTKPGASGETGNTGNRDKSDKYQEQRIYPCHLSSSIYYGGQDVYLYPQGSQSSELDSVFKKDDGEDDSGSATRGNWWQGSLYY; encoded by the exons ATGGAGGGACAGAAAAATGTCGAATCGTCCTCTTCTTCCATCACCTCAAAGCTCTTCGGTTCAAAAGATTCACCACCTTCATCTTCCGCTGGAATTTTCGGCTCTATATTTGCTCCTCCATCGAAG GCTCAGATTTTCGGAAGGGAGTCTCTACGTCCTGCTGGGGCTAAAACCCAGCATTCTCCAAATGAGCCTTGGAACACAAAGCCCGGAGCCTCTG GTGAAACTGGCAATACGGGAAATCGAGACAAGAGTGACAAGTATCAAGAGCAACGAATATATCCATGTCATTTAAGTTCATCCATCTACTATGGTGGCCAAGATGTGTACTTGTATCCCCAGGGTAGCCAGAGCTCTGAACTGGACTCTGTG TTCAAGAAAGATGACGGAGAAGACGATTCAGGGAGTGCAACAAGAGGAAActggtggcaag GGTCTCTATACTACTAA